The following coding sequences are from one Achromobacter sp. B7 window:
- the flgM gene encoding flagellar biosynthesis anti-sigma factor FlgM, which yields MKINSTTNRPLSADAVSQRPDSAVAQAYGASTPSGSSSSQVALSSASRKMLALQDGSNDINVERVAAIRAAIASGQLKIDTGRIADSLIASARDLLK from the coding sequence TTGAAAATCAATTCGACCACCAACCGGCCTCTTTCGGCCGACGCCGTGAGCCAGCGCCCGGATTCCGCGGTTGCGCAAGCCTATGGCGCAAGCACCCCCTCGGGCTCCAGCAGCTCGCAAGTGGCGTTGAGTTCGGCGTCGCGCAAGATGCTGGCCCTGCAAGACGGTTCGAACGACATCAACGTCGAGCGCGTGGCTGCCATCCGTGCCGCCATTGCCTCGGGCCAGTTGAAGATCGATACCGGCCGCATTGCCGACAGCCTGATCGCCAGTGCGCGCGATCTGCTGAAGTAA
- the flgA gene encoding flagellar basal body P-ring formation chaperone FlgA, giving the protein MKISARLLLARASGLLVLALAGNEAALAQDAASQPPEAIVNAAQDYLLEQLAGLPGQPSVAIDPPRVDRLAPCDAMSPFMPSGMKLRSRMTVGVRCNAPKPWTTYVQATVSVPGYYYVASRMIAAGQALTPDDLSPRDGDLVSLPPGAITDPQTVVGMSAAYRINAGQPVRGSSLRNAQSVMRGANVRINARGNGFVVSSEGQALDNAAPGATVQVRTASGQVVSGVVRNAGLVEIQL; this is encoded by the coding sequence ATGAAAATCTCCGCACGACTTCTCCTCGCGCGCGCAAGCGGCCTTCTTGTCCTGGCATTGGCAGGCAACGAAGCCGCGCTGGCGCAAGACGCCGCCAGCCAGCCGCCCGAGGCCATCGTGAACGCGGCGCAAGACTATCTGCTTGAACAATTGGCCGGCCTGCCCGGGCAGCCCTCGGTGGCGATCGACCCGCCCAGGGTGGACCGCCTGGCGCCCTGCGACGCCATGTCCCCGTTTATGCCGTCGGGCATGAAGCTGCGGTCGCGCATGACGGTGGGTGTGCGATGCAACGCGCCCAAGCCCTGGACGACGTATGTGCAGGCCACTGTCAGCGTGCCCGGGTACTATTACGTCGCTTCGCGCATGATCGCGGCGGGCCAGGCGCTGACGCCGGACGACCTCTCCCCCCGGGACGGCGACCTGGTGTCGCTGCCGCCGGGTGCCATCACCGACCCGCAAACGGTCGTGGGCATGTCGGCCGCTTACCGCATCAACGCCGGCCAGCCGGTGCGTGGCTCGTCGCTGCGCAACGCGCAGTCGGTCATGCGGGGCGCCAACGTTCGGATCAACGCGCGCGGCAACGGATTCGTGGTCAGTAGCGAGGGGCAGGCACTGGACAATGCAGCGCCGGGCGCCACGGTGCAGGTGCGCACCGCCAGCGGCCAGGTGGTCAGCGGTGTGGTGCGTAACGCGGGCCTGGTGGAAATACAACTGTAG
- the flgB gene encoding flagellar basal body rod protein FlgB, giving the protein MLDRLNEDFRFYQQALGLRAQRQEVLSSNIANADTPNYKARDFDFKTAMQNAMEDSKRLADTSLTLTSARHIPAKAVSQGPTDLLFRLPYQPSMDGNTVDMDIERVQFADNTLHYQSTMQMISGRIRTMQTAIQD; this is encoded by the coding sequence ATGCTAGACAGGCTTAACGAAGATTTCCGGTTCTACCAGCAGGCTTTGGGACTGCGCGCGCAGCGCCAGGAAGTGTTGTCGTCCAACATCGCCAACGCCGACACGCCGAACTACAAGGCCCGCGATTTCGACTTCAAGACGGCGATGCAGAACGCGATGGAAGATTCCAAGCGCCTGGCCGATACGTCGTTGACGCTGACCTCCGCGCGCCACATTCCGGCCAAGGCCGTGTCGCAGGGCCCGACGGACCTGCTGTTCCGTTTGCCTTACCAGCCCAGCATGGACGGCAACACGGTGGACATGGACATCGAACGCGTGCAGTTCGCCGACAACACCTTGCACTACCAGAGCACGATGCAAATGATCTCCGGCCGCATCCGGACCATGCAGACCGCCATTCAGGATTGA
- the flgC gene encoding flagellar basal body rod protein FlgC: protein MSLLSIFDIAGSALSAQSQRMNVTASNLANADSVVGPDGQPYRARQVVFQVNPAAGQAMGQEIGGVRVAGVIQDPSPLKQIYDPKHPLADAQGYVSMPNVDPVAETVNMIAASRSYQANVEVLNTAKSLMQKTLTIGQS, encoded by the coding sequence ATGTCCTTGTTGAGCATTTTCGATATCGCCGGTTCGGCGCTCAGCGCGCAGTCGCAGCGCATGAACGTCACGGCCAGCAACCTGGCCAACGCCGACAGCGTGGTGGGCCCGGACGGCCAGCCGTATCGCGCGCGCCAGGTTGTATTCCAGGTCAACCCGGCCGCCGGCCAGGCCATGGGGCAGGAGATTGGCGGCGTGCGCGTTGCCGGCGTCATCCAGGACCCGTCGCCGCTCAAGCAGATCTATGACCCCAAGCATCCGCTGGCCGACGCCCAGGGCTACGTCAGCATGCCCAACGTCGATCCCGTGGCCGAAACGGTCAACATGATCGCGGCGTCGCGCTCGTACCAGGCGAACGTCGAAGTGCTGAACACCGCCAAGTCCTTGATGCAAAAGACGTTGACCATCGGTCAATCCTAA
- a CDS encoding flagellar hook capping FlgD N-terminal domain-containing protein has product MTTVDQNTSTTGLGLAQAGAGSSITSQGLQDQFLKLLMTQLQNQDPLNPMQNAELTSQMAQIATVEGITNLKSTILAISGQIDVSQSMNAVSMIGKGVLIPGSKVKVGVDGDNAAERVVTPYGLDLQSDAQKVQVRIADANGAVVRTIEMGEQKTGVYTLNWDGKNDGGVALEPGAYTVSVLATDGDGKKVNAEVLSYGQVKSVAYSTNGLRLDLGLEGQTSMLDVRKVIGA; this is encoded by the coding sequence ATGACCACCGTCGATCAAAACACCAGCACCACCGGCTTGGGCCTGGCCCAGGCGGGCGCCGGCAGCTCCATTACGTCGCAGGGCCTGCAAGACCAGTTCCTGAAGCTGCTGATGACGCAGCTGCAGAACCAGGATCCGCTGAACCCGATGCAAAACGCCGAGCTGACCTCGCAGATGGCGCAGATCGCAACGGTGGAAGGCATCACCAACCTGAAGAGCACCATCCTGGCCATCAGCGGCCAGATCGATGTGTCCCAGTCGATGAACGCCGTGTCGATGATCGGCAAGGGCGTGTTGATCCCGGGTTCCAAGGTCAAGGTCGGCGTGGACGGCGACAACGCCGCCGAGCGCGTCGTCACCCCTTACGGCCTGGATCTGCAAAGCGATGCGCAGAAGGTCCAGGTTCGTATCGCCGACGCGAACGGCGCCGTGGTGCGCACCATTGAAATGGGCGAACAGAAGACTGGCGTCTACACCCTGAACTGGGATGGCAAGAACGACGGCGGCGTGGCATTGGAGCCGGGTGCTTACACCGTGTCCGTGCTGGCAACCGACGGCGACGGCAAGAAGGTGAACGCGGAAGTCCTGAGCTACGGCCAGGTCAAGAGCGTGGCTTACTCGACGAACGGACTGCGTCTGGACCTGGGCCTGGAAGGCCAGACCAGCATGTTGGACGTGCGCAAGGTTATCGGCGCCTGA
- a CDS encoding flagellar hook-basal body complex protein produces MGFGQGLSGLNAAAQNLDVIGNNIANSGTVGFKSATASFADVYASSRVGLGVKVAAINQRFTVGTVQGGGGEYDIAIDGAKGMFRLTDTSGAVMYSRNGEFLVDKNNFIVNAQGYRLTGYPAGAIGANPVELQLPTANVAPRATATGTTVANLDANAKVVYPVDTVTAPAVDGSVSLGGTAYTFTRDPLGVVVWSGATPPAGNYGAAPNVITVDGTGAITAGDISQVPGYVNYTAAVTEIGRPFDPTVSNSYTNASPMTVFDSLGNSHQVMQYFVKRPADAAGNSVYDVYYTMDGQAMAPTTEAGGVWGTPQQFTFNKAGALTSAPVVTLSFAQPGGATTPADPISIAMNYTGTTQYGSNYKLVAKPDGYTSGEFSGINIGGDGSLVASYTNGETQVVGNIVLADFANLQGLQPVGNNAWTETSASGQPILGQPGTNGMSKVVGQATEASNVDMSKELVNMIIAQRTYQANSQTIKTQDEIMQVLMNLK; encoded by the coding sequence ATGGGCTTCGGACAAGGACTAAGCGGCTTGAACGCCGCTGCGCAGAACCTGGACGTGATCGGCAACAACATCGCCAACTCCGGCACCGTCGGCTTCAAGTCGGCCACGGCCTCGTTTGCTGACGTGTACGCCAGCTCGCGCGTGGGCCTGGGCGTCAAGGTCGCCGCCATCAATCAACGCTTCACCGTCGGTACGGTGCAGGGCGGTGGTGGCGAATACGACATCGCCATCGACGGCGCCAAGGGCATGTTCCGCCTGACGGACACCAGCGGCGCGGTGATGTATTCGCGCAATGGCGAATTCCTGGTCGACAAGAACAACTTCATCGTCAACGCGCAGGGCTACCGCCTGACGGGCTACCCCGCAGGCGCCATTGGCGCTAACCCGGTCGAACTGCAACTGCCGACGGCCAACGTGGCGCCGCGCGCCACCGCCACCGGCACGACCGTGGCCAACCTGGACGCCAACGCCAAGGTGGTTTACCCGGTTGATACCGTCACGGCCCCGGCCGTCGACGGCAGCGTGTCCCTGGGCGGCACGGCATATACGTTCACCCGCGATCCGCTGGGTGTGGTGGTGTGGTCGGGCGCGACGCCGCCCGCCGGTAACTACGGCGCGGCGCCGAACGTCATCACGGTCGATGGCACGGGCGCCATCACGGCTGGCGACATCAGCCAGGTTCCGGGCTACGTCAACTACACCGCCGCCGTCACCGAAATCGGCCGTCCGTTCGACCCCACGGTGTCCAACAGCTACACCAACGCGTCGCCCATGACGGTGTTCGATTCGCTGGGTAACTCGCACCAGGTGATGCAGTACTTCGTCAAGCGCCCGGCGGATGCCGCCGGCAACAGCGTGTACGACGTCTACTACACGATGGACGGCCAGGCCATGGCGCCCACGACCGAAGCGGGCGGCGTCTGGGGCACCCCCCAGCAGTTCACGTTCAACAAGGCCGGCGCGCTGACCAGCGCCCCGGTCGTGACCTTGAGCTTTGCCCAGCCCGGCGGCGCCACCACGCCCGCCGACCCCATCAGCATCGCCATGAACTACACCGGCACCACGCAGTACGGCAGCAACTACAAGCTGGTTGCCAAGCCCGACGGCTACACCTCCGGTGAATTCAGCGGCATCAACATCGGCGGCGACGGCAGCCTGGTGGCCAGCTACACCAACGGTGAAACGCAAGTGGTCGGCAACATCGTGCTGGCCGACTTCGCCAACCTGCAAGGCCTGCAACCGGTGGGCAACAACGCGTGGACGGAAACGTCCGCCTCGGGCCAGCCGATCCTGGGTCAGCCCGGCACCAACGGCATGTCCAAGGTGGTGGGTCAGGCGACGGAAGCGTCCAACGTCGACATGAGCAAGGAACTGGTCAACATGATCATTGCCCAGCGCACCTACCAGGCCAACTCGCAAACCATCAAGACTCAGGACGAAATCATGCAAGTCCTGATGAACCTGAAGTAA
- a CDS encoding flagellar basal body rod protein FlgF — MDRIIYTAMNGAARITEQQAAISNNMANVNTTGFREQIALYRSVPVTDGVSLPTRVSTVASTPGNSFEMGNMQTTGRDLDVALASENGWIAVQTPQGEAYTRGGSLQVGINGLLQTSLGQPVLSDQGGPIDVPDQASLTITSDGTITAIGAGDGPNNILNLGRLKLANPNNAQLVHGDDGVFRLAPVNGQPAPPAPADPSLRLLSGVLEGSNTNPMKAMVGMIENARRFEQQMQVIQQSDRNAERANGILSVS; from the coding sequence ATGGACAGAATCATCTACACCGCCATGAATGGCGCGGCACGTATCACTGAGCAGCAGGCCGCGATTTCGAACAACATGGCCAACGTGAACACGACGGGCTTTCGCGAGCAGATCGCGCTGTACCGCTCGGTTCCCGTGACGGACGGAGTGAGCCTGCCCACGCGTGTTTCGACGGTGGCCTCGACCCCGGGCAACAGCTTTGAAATGGGCAACATGCAGACCACGGGCCGCGACCTGGACGTGGCACTGGCCAGTGAGAACGGCTGGATCGCCGTGCAGACGCCGCAAGGCGAAGCCTATACGCGCGGCGGCAGCCTGCAAGTGGGCATCAACGGCCTGTTGCAGACCTCGCTGGGCCAACCGGTGCTGTCCGACCAGGGCGGCCCCATCGATGTGCCCGACCAGGCCTCGCTGACGATCACGTCCGACGGCACCATCACGGCCATCGGCGCCGGCGACGGCCCGAACAATATTCTGAACCTCGGTCGCCTGAAGCTGGCCAACCCGAACAACGCGCAACTGGTGCATGGCGACGACGGCGTGTTCCGCCTGGCGCCGGTCAATGGCCAGCCCGCGCCGCCCGCGCCGGCGGACCCCAGCCTGCGCCTGCTGTCCGGCGTGCTGGAAGGCAGCAACACCAATCCGATGAAAGCGATGGTGGGCATGATTGAAAACGCCCGCCGCTTCGAGCAGCAGATGCAGGTGATCCAGCAGTCGGACCGTAACGCCGAACGCGCCAACGGCATCTTGTCCGTCAGCTGA
- the flgG gene encoding flagellar basal-body rod protein FlgG yields the protein MMRSLWIAKTGLEGQQTSMDVISNNLANVSTNGFKRGRAVFQDLMYQTLRQPGAQVGDATQLPSGLQLGTGARVAATERIHTAGNLNNTGGEMDIAINGRGFLQVELPDGTQGYTRDGALQRDQNGQLTTVSGYVIQPPMNVPDNALSISIGKDGIVSVTQPGAAGVNVQIGQLQIATFINPTGLQSIGENLYLETDASGPANLLQPGVDGAGSIMQNYVETSNVNVAEELVNMITTQRAYEMNSKAVKTSDEMLARLTQL from the coding sequence ATGATGCGTTCGTTGTGGATTGCCAAAACGGGCCTGGAAGGTCAACAGACCTCCATGGACGTGATCTCGAACAACTTGGCCAACGTTTCCACCAACGGGTTCAAGCGCGGCCGCGCCGTGTTCCAGGACTTGATGTACCAAACGCTGCGCCAGCCCGGTGCACAAGTGGGCGACGCCACGCAACTGCCGTCCGGCCTGCAATTGGGCACGGGCGCCCGCGTGGCCGCCACCGAGCGCATCCACACCGCCGGCAACCTGAACAACACGGGCGGCGAAATGGACATCGCCATCAACGGCCGTGGCTTCCTGCAAGTCGAACTGCCCGACGGCACCCAGGGCTACACCCGTGACGGCGCCCTGCAACGCGACCAGAACGGCCAGCTGACCACCGTCAGCGGCTACGTCATCCAGCCGCCCATGAACGTGCCGGACAACGCCTTGTCCATCTCCATCGGCAAGGACGGCATCGTCTCGGTGACCCAGCCCGGCGCCGCCGGCGTGAACGTGCAGATCGGCCAGTTGCAGATCGCCACCTTCATCAACCCCACCGGCCTGCAAAGCATCGGCGAAAACCTGTATCTGGAAACGGATGCATCGGGCCCCGCCAACCTGCTGCAACCGGGCGTGGACGGCGCGGGTTCGATCATGCAGAACTACGTTGAAACGTCCAACGTGAACGTGGCTGAGGAACTGGTCAACATGATCACGACCCAGCGCGCCTACGAAATGAACAGCAAGGCCGTCAAGACCTCTGACGAGATGCTGGCCCGCCTGACCCAACTGTGA
- a CDS encoding flagellar basal body L-ring protein FlgH — MPMSVLRLVFAAALAMLAAGCAMIPPEPIVTGPTTAAPPPPPMPMAQPTGSIYQPTTYGNYPLFEDRRPRNVGDIVTIVLNERTNASKNVATNTNRTGSATLGIAAAPSFMDSWAGANLNTDAKGGNVAQGKGDSTANNAFTGTITTTVVGVMSNGNLQVAGEKQIAINRGSEYVRFAGVVDPRSITGTNTVSSTQVADARIEYRSKGVMDEVQTMGWLQRFFLLASPF; from the coding sequence ATGCCCATGTCTGTCCTGCGTCTGGTATTCGCTGCGGCGCTGGCTATGCTGGCGGCCGGTTGCGCCATGATCCCGCCCGAGCCCATCGTGACCGGGCCGACCACGGCCGCGCCGCCGCCGCCGCCCATGCCGATGGCGCAGCCGACGGGCTCGATCTATCAGCCCACCACGTACGGCAACTATCCGTTGTTCGAGGATCGTCGTCCGCGCAACGTGGGCGACATCGTCACCATCGTGCTGAACGAACGCACCAATGCGTCCAAGAACGTGGCGACGAATACGAACCGCACCGGATCGGCCACGCTGGGTATCGCCGCCGCGCCGTCCTTCATGGACAGCTGGGCGGGCGCCAACCTGAACACCGACGCCAAGGGCGGCAACGTGGCGCAGGGCAAGGGCGACAGCACCGCCAACAATGCCTTTACCGGCACCATCACCACGACGGTCGTGGGCGTGATGTCGAACGGCAATTTGCAGGTGGCTGGCGAGAAGCAGATCGCGATCAACCGCGGCAGCGAATACGTACGCTTCGCCGGGGTGGTCGACCCGCGCTCCATCACCGGCACGAACACCGTGTCGTCCACGCAGGTGGCCGACGCCCGCATCGAATATCGCAGCAAGGGCGTCATGGACGAAGTTCAGACCATGGGCTGGCTGCAACGCTTCTTCCTGCTTGCTTCGCCGTTCTGA
- a CDS encoding flagellar basal body P-ring protein FlgI gives MTKPTSISAMLSLFARVCVAVGLVAGAGAAHAERLKDLASIQGVRGNQLIGYGLVVGLDGSGDQVRQTPFTQQSLTNMLSQLGITVPAGSNMQLKNVAAVMVTTTLPAFARPGQTLDVVVSSMGNAKSLRGGTLLMTPLKGADSQVYAIAQGNILVGGAGASAGGSSVQINQLNGGRISAGAIVERGVPTTFSRDGYIHVELNNTDFGTAQNVAQALNRKFGQGTATALDGRVVQVRTPMEQSSQARFLSQVEDLQVARAPTVAKVIINARTGSVVMNRTVMIEEAAVAHGNLSVIINRQNQVSQPDTPFTEGQTVVVPNTQIEVRQDNGSLQRVSTSANLADVVKGLNALGATPQDLLAILQAMKSAGALRAELEII, from the coding sequence ATGACAAAACCCACCTCCATATCCGCCATGCTGTCCCTGTTCGCCCGTGTGTGCGTGGCGGTAGGGCTGGTGGCCGGCGCCGGCGCGGCGCACGCCGAGCGGCTCAAGGACCTGGCCTCGATCCAGGGCGTGCGGGGCAACCAGTTGATCGGCTACGGCCTGGTCGTGGGCCTGGACGGCAGCGGCGACCAGGTTCGCCAGACGCCTTTCACGCAGCAAAGCCTGACCAACATGCTGTCGCAGCTGGGCATCACCGTGCCCGCCGGCAGCAACATGCAGTTGAAGAACGTGGCGGCCGTCATGGTCACCACCACCTTGCCCGCGTTCGCGCGGCCCGGCCAGACGCTGGACGTGGTGGTGTCGTCCATGGGTAACGCCAAGAGCCTGCGCGGCGGCACCTTGCTGATGACCCCGCTCAAGGGCGCGGACAGCCAGGTCTACGCCATCGCCCAGGGCAACATCCTGGTCGGCGGCGCGGGCGCATCGGCCGGCGGCTCCAGCGTGCAGATCAACCAATTGAACGGCGGCCGCATCAGCGCGGGCGCCATCGTCGAACGCGGCGTGCCCACCACGTTCTCGCGCGACGGCTACATCCACGTCGAACTGAACAACACCGACTTCGGCACCGCGCAGAACGTGGCGCAGGCCCTGAACCGCAAGTTCGGCCAAGGCACGGCCACCGCGCTGGACGGCCGCGTGGTGCAGGTGCGCACGCCCATGGAGCAGTCCTCGCAGGCGCGCTTCCTGTCGCAAGTGGAAGACTTGCAGGTGGCGCGCGCGCCCACGGTGGCCAAGGTCATCATCAACGCCCGCACCGGTTCTGTCGTGATGAACCGCACGGTCATGATTGAAGAGGCGGCCGTGGCCCACGGCAACCTGTCGGTCATCATCAACCGCCAGAACCAGGTGTCGCAACCGGACACCCCGTTCACGGAAGGGCAGACCGTGGTGGTGCCCAACACGCAGATCGAAGTGCGCCAGGACAACGGCTCGTTGCAGCGCGTAAGCACCAGCGCCAACCTGGCTGATGTGGTCAAGGGCTTGAATGCCCTGGGCGCCACGCCGCAGGACCTGCTGGCCATCTTGCAGGCCATGAAAAGCGCGGGCGCTTTGCGCGCCGAACTGGAAATCATCTGA
- the flgJ gene encoding flagellar assembly peptidoglycan hydrolase FlgJ encodes MAITQDAASGAGRQESVFDMGRLSDLKRDVKKDPAGTEQQKQVAKQFEALFLQMMVKRMREATPKEGLFDSQQTQMMQSMADEQLALHLASPGIGLTQSILSQMQQGKPADMSDEAVRAIGQGGDLDFRTGGSREVSALLNVMRNNRPSDRALAAAEGAPEHVVDFVSKMSRAANLASQQSGVPARLIMGQAALESGWGKREIKHPDGSTSYNLFGIKAGASWNGKVVNVLTTEYEGGVAKKVTQPFRAYSSYEESFSDYARLIGNSPRYEAVTQARNEIDAARKIQDAGYATDPRYAQKLIGIMGQLRGAASNVEISRQMLEGL; translated from the coding sequence ATGGCGATTACTCAAGATGCGGCAAGCGGCGCGGGCCGCCAGGAATCGGTCTTTGACATGGGCCGCTTGTCGGACCTGAAGCGCGACGTCAAGAAAGACCCCGCCGGCACCGAGCAGCAAAAGCAGGTCGCCAAGCAGTTCGAAGCCCTGTTCCTGCAAATGATGGTCAAGCGCATGCGCGAGGCCACGCCCAAGGAAGGCCTGTTCGATTCGCAGCAGACGCAAATGATGCAGTCCATGGCCGACGAGCAATTGGCGCTGCACCTGGCTTCGCCCGGCATCGGCCTGACGCAATCCATCCTGTCGCAGATGCAGCAAGGCAAGCCGGCGGACATGTCCGACGAGGCGGTGCGCGCGATCGGGCAGGGCGGCGACCTGGACTTCCGCACGGGCGGTTCGCGCGAGGTGTCGGCACTGCTGAACGTGATGCGCAACAACCGTCCCAGCGACCGCGCGCTGGCCGCCGCCGAAGGCGCGCCCGAGCACGTGGTGGACTTCGTGTCGAAGATGTCGCGCGCGGCCAACCTGGCGTCGCAGCAAAGCGGCGTGCCGGCTCGCCTGATCATGGGTCAGGCGGCGTTGGAATCGGGCTGGGGCAAGCGCGAAATCAAGCACCCGGACGGCAGCACCAGCTACAACCTGTTCGGTATCAAGGCAGGCGCAAGCTGGAACGGCAAGGTCGTCAACGTGCTGACCACCGAATACGAAGGCGGCGTTGCCAAAAAGGTGACGCAGCCGTTCCGTGCCTATTCCTCTTACGAGGAATCGTTCTCGGACTACGCCCGCCTGATCGGCAACAGCCCCCGCTACGAGGCCGTTACCCAGGCGCGCAACGAGATCGACGCGGCACGCAAGATCCAGGACGCGGGCTACGCAACCGACCCGCGTTACGCACAAAAACTAATCGGCATCATGGGCCAATTGCGCGGCGCGGCCTCCAACGTGGAAATTTCTCGCCAGATGTTGGAAGGACTCTAA
- the flgK gene encoding flagellar hook-associated protein FlgK codes for MNLYKTALGGLNAAQAGLATTSHNINNATTVGYNRQRVLTSTAGAQATANGYIGRGVQVDTVERSYDSFLYKQLVGAQGSGAQLQTQFAQVSQINNLFADRTVGIAPGLTDFFTSMNTVASKPADPAARADLLGKANSLTTQIRSAYSEMQNQREGLNTQITTTVDQVNSYLSRIDDLNTQISLAAGKANGSPPNDLLDQRDQAVLELNQIVGITTYEQGNKINISLTKGGQSLLSGTTLYPLQAVASSKDASRTVVAYTLPAGSGKTVAVEMNDSDVTGGSLGGLLQFRATSLDTMQNQLGQMAVGLALSFNEQHKQGLDQNGNPGTDFFSIGSPTGVPNTANKSNAQLTGQFTTLNNINAKDYEISFDGTNYQVLRMPEGARVYNGPATGTPPNATLNLDAEMGVTLTIDAPPQAGDKWSLSPTRDAARDINVLITDPEKVAAADADGGDANGKNALKLAQLQSAKVLGHGTMSTTDMFALVVNTVGVQTAQVKTAATAQANLIKQTTAAQQAVSGVNLNEEYVSLSIYQEQYQASARIIDVASTVFDTLLGLRG; via the coding sequence ATGAACTTGTACAAAACAGCGCTGGGCGGGCTGAACGCCGCCCAGGCCGGCCTGGCAACCACCAGCCACAACATCAACAATGCCACCACGGTCGGCTACAACCGCCAGCGCGTCCTGACCTCGACCGCCGGCGCCCAAGCCACCGCCAACGGTTACATCGGCCGCGGCGTGCAAGTGGACACGGTTGAGCGCAGCTACGACAGCTTCCTGTACAAGCAGCTGGTCGGCGCGCAAGGCAGCGGTGCGCAATTGCAGACGCAGTTTGCACAGGTGTCGCAGATCAACAATCTGTTCGCCGACCGCACCGTGGGCATCGCCCCGGGCCTGACCGATTTCTTCACCAGCATGAACACGGTTGCCAGCAAGCCTGCCGACCCGGCGGCCCGCGCCGACCTGCTGGGCAAGGCCAACAGCCTGACCACGCAGATCCGCTCGGCCTATTCCGAGATGCAGAACCAGCGTGAAGGGCTGAACACGCAGATCACCACGACGGTGGATCAGGTCAATAGCTACCTGAGCCGCATCGACGACCTGAACACGCAGATTTCGCTGGCGGCCGGCAAGGCCAACGGCAGCCCCCCCAACGACTTGCTCGACCAGCGCGACCAGGCGGTGTTGGAACTGAACCAGATCGTGGGCATCACCACCTACGAGCAGGGCAACAAGATCAATATTTCGTTGACCAAGGGCGGCCAGTCGCTGCTGTCGGGCACGACGCTGTATCCGCTGCAAGCGGTGGCCTCGTCCAAGGACGCCAGCCGCACGGTCGTGGCCTACACGCTGCCGGCCGGTTCGGGCAAGACCGTCGCCGTTGAAATGAACGACAGCGACGTCACGGGCGGCAGCCTGGGCGGCCTGTTGCAGTTTCGCGCGACGTCGCTGGACACGATGCAGAACCAGCTGGGCCAGATGGCCGTTGGCCTGGCACTGTCGTTCAACGAGCAACACAAGCAGGGCCTGGACCAGAACGGCAACCCGGGCACCGACTTTTTCAGTATCGGCTCGCCCACGGGCGTGCCCAACACCGCGAACAAGAGCAACGCGCAGCTGACCGGCCAGTTCACCACGTTGAACAACATCAACGCCAAGGACTACGAGATCTCGTTCGACGGCACCAACTACCAGGTGCTGCGCATGCCGGAAGGCGCGCGCGTGTACAACGGCCCCGCGACCGGCACGCCGCCGAACGCCACGCTGAACCTGGACGCCGAGATGGGCGTGACGCTGACGATCGACGCGCCGCCGCAAGCCGGCGACAAGTGGTCGCTGTCGCCCACCCGCGATGCCGCGCGTGACATCAACGTGCTGATCACCGACCCGGAAAAAGTGGCCGCGGCCGACGCCGATGGCGGCGACGCCAACGGCAAGAACGCCCTGAAGCTGGCGCAACTGCAAAGCGCAAAGGTGTTGGGCCACGGCACGATGAGCACGACGGACATGTTCGCCCTGGTGGTGAACACGGTGGGTGTGCAGACCGCCCAGGTGAAGACGGCCGCCACGGCGCAGGCCAACCTGATCAAGCAGACGACGGCTGCCCAGCAGGCGGTGTCGGGCGTGAACCTGAACGAAGAATACGTCAGCCTGTCGATCTATCAAGAGCAGTACCAAGCCAGCGCCCGCATCATCGATGTGGCCAGCACCGTGTTCGACACGCTGTTGGGCCTGCGCGGCTAA